CCGCGTTCTCCGCGTCTCCGCGTGGATCACGGTGAGGCAGCCTCGCCCCGACGGATGACAACACGCGCCGCCGGTGCTTGAGTGGCCGCCATCGCTGCACCGAAGGAGGGCACCATGGGCGCGTTCGACTATCCCGACTGGGATACCTTCATGAAGACGAGCTTTGCCGGGCGCTACGACCTGCCGATGGTTGCGCCGGAGACGCCCTCGTTCATGCAGCAGCCCGTGGCAAAGACCGCGAAGGACCTGGAGGGCGCCGACGTCGTCATCATCGGCGCGCCCTATGTCGCGGCCGAGGACGGCAAGTACGCGGGCGTGCCCATGGAGGACTGGATCGAGGCGCCCAAGCGCGTGCGCCAGCAGAGCGCGCGCTATCCCGGCGGTTACATCCAGGACTTCGACCTCGATCTTTTCGAGCACATCCGCATGGTCGACTACGGCGATGCCGACATCCCGCGCGAGGTCATGTTCAACCAGACGCCCGAGAACATCCTCAAGGCCCAGGCCGCGGTCGAGGCCAAGTGCAACGACGCCATCCGGGCCGGCGCGGTGCCGGTGGTGATCGGCCAGAACAGCCCCTGCGGCAGCTTCGCCATCGCCAAGGCCTGTTCCGAGAACGTCGACGGCATGGTCGGCTGCGTCAGCCTCGATACCCACTGGGACGCCCAGCACCTCGACTATCTCACGGGCGATCCGCGCATCGCGGGCGCGGCCTCGTGGAAGCACAAGATGTACGAGTTCCTCGACAACATGCATCCGCGCAACCTGGTCGAGATCGGCGAGCGCGGCATGCTGGAGAACAAGGACATCATCCGCCGCTACCTGCGCGAAGGCTCGCGCTTCATCTCCTCCTGGGAGCTACGCACCTCGCTTGGCATCGAGGGCGTGGTGAAGGAACTCGACCGCGCCTGGGACGGCACCAAGGGCGTCTATGCCCACTTCGACATGGACGTCATGGGCGGGGCCGGTCCCGCCCCGGGCGATATCCTGGGCGAACTGGTCGAGCCCATCGCCATGACCGACTACGAGTGCATCCGCATCGCCCACGAGATCGGCCGGCGCGGCCTCACCGGCTTCAGCTTCATCTGCATCCCGCCGGGCTCGGCCGCGGTCTATCGCGTCATCGTCTACATCATCGTCTACATGGCCGCGGGCCTGGCGATGCGGAAGATCGGCAAGGGGGCCTGAGCCGCACCATGGCATCCGACAAGAACGAGGCCGAATGGCCCGACCGCCTGCGCCGCGTGCTGAAGGACGCGGGTGTAACGCGCGTTTCGCATGTGCCCGATGCCGGCCATGCCCGGCTGATCGGGCTGTGCGAGAACGATCCCGACATGGTGACCAACGTACTCACCACCGAGGAGGAGGGCATCGCCATCGCGGCGGGCGCCTGGCTCGGCGGCGCGGCCAGTGTCCTGCTGCTGCAGTCCTCGGGCGTGGGCAACTGCATCAACATGCTCTCGTTGCCCGCGATCGGGCGCTTCCCGCTGCTGATGCTGGTGACGATGCGGGGCGAGTGGGCGGAGTTCAATCCCTGGCAGATGCCCATGGGGCAGGCGACCCAGGCGACGCTCGAAGCCATGGGCGTCACCGTGCAGCGCGCCGACACCGCCGAAGACCTGATCGCCACCGTCGAGAGCGCGGCGGCCCTTGCCTTCAAGGCCGACCAGCAGGTCGCCGTGCTGATTTCCCAACGCCTGCTGGGGAGGAAGACATGGTGAGCCCCGTCCCGCTCGACCGCCGCGCCGCGGTCGCCGCCCTGCTGGCCGGGCGCGGCGACCTGCTGGTCGTCGCCGGCCTGGGATCGCCCGCCTACGATCTCCACGCCGCGGGCGATCACGACGCCAACTTCTATCTCTGGGGCGCCATGGGCGGAGCGGCGCTGATGGGCCTCGGCCTGGCGCAGGCCCGGCCCGAGCGCCCCGTGCTGGTGCTGACCGGCGACGGCGAGGCGCTGATGGGCCTGGGCGGTCTTGCGACCATCGCCATCGCCGCGCCGGGGAACCTCACCATTGCCGTCATCGACAACGGCCATTTCGGCGAGACCGGTATGCAGCGCAGCCACACCGGACGCGGCCTCGATCTCGCCGCCGTGGCGGCGGCCTGCGGCTTTGCCGAGGCCGGCACCGTCACCGACATGGCCGGCGTCGAGGCCCTGCGGGCGCGCCTGCGCGGGCCCGCTGAGGGGCCGCGTCTCTGCGTCCTGAAGGTCGAGGCGTGCAACCTGCCGCGTTCGCTCCCGGCGCGCGACGCGGTGTACCTCAAGAACCGCTTCCGGGCGGCGCTGGGCCTGGGCGTGAACTGACGCCGCAATCGGGCTGGATACCGGCGGCCAAGGGTGCTCTACAGGGCGCCCCATGACCGCCGAACCCCACCTCGAAGCCGCAACCCAAGGCGCGCCTGCCCGCTCGGGCAACCGCGACGTCCTGCTGCTCGCGGTCGCCCAGGCGCTGGCCGGGGCCAACTCGGCGGCGGTCTTCGCCACCGGCGCGATCATCGGCCACGGCCTTGCCCCCAGCGAGGTGCTGGCGACCCTGCCGATCTCGCTCTTCGTCGTCGGCATGGCCGCCTGCACGCTGCCGGCAGGCATGCTCGCCCGGCGCCATGGCCGCCAGGCCGCGTTCCTTGCGGGTACGGCCTGCGGCGTGCTCGGCGGTCTGTTCGCGGCCTGGGCGGTGCTGGCGGGCTCGTTCTGGATCTTCAGCGTCTCGACCTTCCTTGCCGGCGCCTATGCCGCAGTGGTCCTTTCGTTCCGCTTCGCCGCGGCCGATTGCGTGCCGCCGGAACGGCGCCCGCGGGCGCTTTCGGCGGTGATGGCCGGCGGCGTCTTTGCCGGGGTGCTGGGGCCCCAGCTCGTCACCCACACGATGAACCTGTGGCAGCCCCACGTCTTTGCCGTCACCTGCCTTGCCCAGGCGGTGCTGGCGGTCGCCTGCGCCTTCGTCCTCATCGCCGTGCGGGTGCCGATGCCGACCGCCGAGGAGGTGAAGGGCGGCAGGCCGCTGGGTGAGATCGTGCGCCAGCCGCGTTTCGTCACCGCGGTGATCTGCGGCGTCGTCTCCTACATGCTGATGAACTTCGTGATGACGGCCGCGCCGCTTGCCATGCGCCTGTGCGGCCTTTCGCAGGAGTCCTCCAACCAGGGCCTGCAGTGGCACATCATCGCGATGTACGCGCCGAGCTTCTTCACCGGCCGCCTGATCGAGCGCTTCGGCGCGCCGCGCATGGTCGGCGCCGGGCTGGCGCTGACCGCGTTGGCCGCCGCGGTCGGCCTGATGGGCATCGACATCGTGCACTTCTGGGCGACGCTCGTCCTGCTCGGCCTGGGCTGGAACTTCGCCTTCGTCGGCGCCTCGGCCATGGTCCTGCAATGCCACCGGCCCGAGGAGAAGACGCGGGTGCAGTCGCTCAACGACTTCATCGTCTTCGGCACCATGGCGATCGGCTCCTTCCTCTCGGGCAGCCTGCTGACCGCCTACGGCTGGAACACGGTGCTCTGGGTTTCCTACATCCCGCTTGCGCTTGCGGTCGCCGCGCTGGTCGTGGCGGGGCGCTCGCGCGGGATGCGAAAACAGGCGTAGGATCGCGGCCAAGGTCCGACGGTCTATCGCGCAATCGCCTACATGCCATCGACTTGTCCCTCCGAGCGTTTGATTATGGTGTTAATCAAAGCAGACAGACGTAGGATTCAGTCATGATCACGCTCGAGATCGCGTTAGCTATTGCTGGGATGGTCCTTACCGTATTTTTTGGAGCTCTGGGGTTAGCAAACTTCCGGAAACGGAAGCAGCTTCATCAACGCCAAAAGGCAGGATCAAATTCCGTTCTTATTCAATCAGCTCGAGATATTCATATTGGGGATTCAGGAAAAAATGAAAAAAAGACAGACAGGCGGTGATAACGCAACATTGATTGAAGCAGGAAGAGATGTAACTATTAATAATGGTCTTAATTCCGACCAGATGAGGGAGGTCATTGAAGTAATATCCTCCCAGATTCCTCAATATGCAGCGATTGCACGAGAGATTGTTGATTCGAGGTTGGTTGATTTTCAAGAGAGAATTATAGAAAGATTCGTTGATAGAGACACCGCTGCGACATCAGCGTTTGCTGATCCTGACTTCCAGTATCAGTTGCGTATCGCCCAGCATGCGTACGCCCGTACCGATGATGGCGATCTTCAGAAAATGCTTATTGATCTTATTGCCAAACGCTCTCTTCACGGTGAAAGGAGCCGAAAATGTCTTACGATTAACTTAGCTATCGCGACGATCGGAGATTTGACGCGAGAAGATTTGGCATTAATTTCAGTATGTTTTGCTACAAAGCACGCCTCACTGAGTGTTGCACGCAGCACTGCAGAAATTTCTCTCTATTTTAATAAATTCGTAAATCCATTTTTGTCGTTATTACCTAAAGACGAAGGTTCTTCAATGTATCTTGCCTCGAAAGGTTGCGTTACATTTGTTCCATTTCCTCAAAATTTGATTGGTGTGTTTAAAGAGTTTTATGGCGGTGTTTTTTCCAATTCTTGGAGTGAGGCAGATTTGGTGAATGTTCTGCCTGATGAGCAAAAGGAAAACGTAGAGAGTATCTTGGCCGACGCTCAAAGTGCTAATCTGTTAAATTTGGATGGCGAAAAATTTAAATTCGATATCAGATACAAACC
This portion of the Chrysiogenia bacterium genome encodes:
- a CDS encoding arginase family protein, with the translated sequence MGAFDYPDWDTFMKTSFAGRYDLPMVAPETPSFMQQPVAKTAKDLEGADVVIIGAPYVAAEDGKYAGVPMEDWIEAPKRVRQQSARYPGGYIQDFDLDLFEHIRMVDYGDADIPREVMFNQTPENILKAQAAVEAKCNDAIRAGAVPVVIGQNSPCGSFAIAKACSENVDGMVGCVSLDTHWDAQHLDYLTGDPRIAGAASWKHKMYEFLDNMHPRNLVEIGERGMLENKDIIRRYLREGSRFISSWELRTSLGIEGVVKELDRAWDGTKGVYAHFDMDVMGGAGPAPGDILGELVEPIAMTDYECIRIAHEIGRRGLTGFSFICIPPGSAAVYRVIVYIIVYMAAGLAMRKIGKGA
- a CDS encoding phosphonopyruvate decarboxylase produces the protein MASDKNEAEWPDRLRRVLKDAGVTRVSHVPDAGHARLIGLCENDPDMVTNVLTTEEEGIAIAAGAWLGGAASVLLLQSSGVGNCINMLSLPAIGRFPLLMLVTMRGEWAEFNPWQMPMGQATQATLEAMGVTVQRADTAEDLIATVESAAALAFKADQQVAVLISQRLLGRKTW
- a CDS encoding aldehyde dehydrogenase encodes the protein MVSPVPLDRRAAVAALLAGRGDLLVVAGLGSPAYDLHAAGDHDANFYLWGAMGGAALMGLGLAQARPERPVLVLTGDGEALMGLGGLATIAIAAPGNLTIAVIDNGHFGETGMQRSHTGRGLDLAAVAAACGFAEAGTVTDMAGVEALRARLRGPAEGPRLCVLKVEACNLPRSLPARDAVYLKNRFRAALGLGVN
- a CDS encoding MFS transporter, encoding MTAEPHLEAATQGAPARSGNRDVLLLAVAQALAGANSAAVFATGAIIGHGLAPSEVLATLPISLFVVGMAACTLPAGMLARRHGRQAAFLAGTACGVLGGLFAAWAVLAGSFWIFSVSTFLAGAYAAVVLSFRFAAADCVPPERRPRALSAVMAGGVFAGVLGPQLVTHTMNLWQPHVFAVTCLAQAVLAVACAFVLIAVRVPMPTAEEVKGGRPLGEIVRQPRFVTAVICGVVSYMLMNFVMTAAPLAMRLCGLSQESSNQGLQWHIIAMYAPSFFTGRLIERFGAPRMVGAGLALTALAAAVGLMGIDIVHFWATLVLLGLGWNFAFVGASAMVLQCHRPEEKTRVQSLNDFIVFGTMAIGSFLSGSLLTAYGWNTVLWVSYIPLALAVAALVVAGRSRGMRKQA